From the Lacipirellulaceae bacterium genome, the window CAGTCCGAACTTCTCATCACTGGGAAAAGAGTTTGCTGTTTTATAGACCTCTTCAACAAAGTCCATCGACTTCTGCCAAACAACTAGGTCTTGATAATTCCGAGACACGAGAGACACCCATCATTTGTCCAACAACAACAACTGCTTACTGCCCACTGCCTACTGCCTACTTTTCACGCCAACATAAAGCGTCGCCACGCCGAAGGTAAGTCCACGGTAAGTGACATCGCTCAACCCCACGGCACGCATTCGCTGAGCAAGTTGTTCTCCCTGGGGAAACTCCCCGACGCTCTCCGGCAAATAGTCATAAGCACTCGCCTCATTTCGTGCGAGCCATTGTCCCAGTTTAGGCAGCACGTTGCGGAAGTACCAACCGTAGACGGCTTTGAAGGGTTGCCAGCGCGGGGTGCTGAATTCGAGCACGGCCACCTTGCCGCCCGGCTTGCAGACGCGGGTCATCTCGGTGAGACCGGCATCGGTGTCCGCCACGTTTCTCAAACCGAAGGCGACGCTCACGATGTCGAACTCGCCGTCGGGAAAAGGGAGATTCTGCGTGTCGGCTTCCAGGAAAGTGAGCTCTCCGCTGGCGCCGGCTTTCTGTCCCTTTTGCTCGCCGAGGGCTAGCATCTCATGGCAGAAGTCGGTGCCGACGATCTCTGCCTTACCTTTCGATGCCTTGCGATACGCTAGGGCCAAGTCCCCCGTACCGGTACAGACGTCAAGAATCTTCATCCCCGATTCAGGAGCCACTCGCCGAACGGTCCGCCAGCGCCAGTAGTAGTCCGTACCCATCGAGAGCAGGTGATTCATCCGATCGTATCGACCAGCAATTTGGCCAAACATCTTGCGGACTTTAGGGCCTGACTTGTCGACCATTGTGGGAGGGATGAAGGTAGAGGGATGAAGAATGATGTCTGCTTGCGGTTCACTTAACGAGCCAAGAAGCGTTAGCTCTCGGGTCTTCGCATTGCGAATTTTTGAATTATCGCAGTACAATCACGCGTTCGCTAGCGCCAACCGAAGCGGTCGCATAACGGTTAACGCTCTAGATCGGGCCTCCAGGCCTGAGCAGTACTCTAACCAGCTTCAACTCAGGCCTGGAGGCTCGAGCTACTATTTTGAAAACTCTCTCCATCCACTACTTGCCGCAATTTGTTGCTGAGGCCGACTTGGCTGGCTCAACGGTCGTTGTGGTCGATCTGCTCCGCGCTTCGACGACCATTTGCTACGCGCTGGCGAATGGCGCGACTGCCGTCCGGCCATTCTTGGAGGTCGCTGGTGTCGCC encodes:
- the ubiE gene encoding bifunctional demethylmenaquinone methyltransferase/2-methoxy-6-polyprenyl-1,4-benzoquinol methylase UbiE, translated to MVDKSGPKVRKMFGQIAGRYDRMNHLLSMGTDYYWRWRTVRRVAPESGMKILDVCTGTGDLALAYRKASKGKAEIVGTDFCHEMLALGEQKGQKAGASGELTFLEADTQNLPFPDGEFDIVSVAFGLRNVADTDAGLTEMTRVCKPGGKVAVLEFSTPRWQPFKAVYGWYFRNVLPKLGQWLARNEASAYDYLPESVGEFPQGEQLAQRMRAVGLSDVTYRGLTFGVATLYVGVKSRQ